The Caldisericum sp. sequence TTCTTATCGCATGTAGTCATTTCTTTTCATGTTCTAATCGCCTCATTTTAAGTCAGTTCTTTTCCTACTATAACTTTTCAAATCTCTTCCTGTCTCATCCCAATTCCCGTCCTTTCCCATCACTTCCAATCCTTATCAACTCTTTTCCTGACAAATCAAATTTCTAATCAACTCAACTCCTCTCAATTCCTCTTCATCTCTTCTCATTTCTAATCCCTTCACTTCCTCTTCTTGTCACATCACCACCAGTCCTTTCCTCTTCCATCCAAATTGGTGCGTCTCATATCCATTTCAACTCTGTTCCCCGCGAGACATTTCCCTCTTATTCATCTCTAATCAGGTCACCACAGATCCATACTGATCTTTTCCCCTCTCAACGCCTCTCAGCTCCTTTCCGTTGCCCCTCCTCACCTCTCATATCCCCTTTTTAATTTATCTCCAATCAGGTCACTACAGATCCTTATCGCATCACCTCCTTTCTTCTCCTTCTTCCTTCTTCTTTACTGATATAACTTTTTTCTTCACATCACTTAACCTTTCAAATTCTACAACTTTAAATCTACCATACTTTGCCCCACGCCAGGAACTCTTACCCCAATTCTCTCCTTTTGTAAAAATATCCAAAATCTGCTTATCTGTTAACTTACCACCATACACCTTAACCACAAATTCTTGCTCAAGCGGTAAATCCAACATCTCAGACCAAACAATTGTTACAATATATTGTCCATAGGTCCACGATCTAAGCGATCTCGATAACAAATTATCAGGCTCTTTGATCAATTGTCCATCTCTTTGATAGGGAATCAAGAAATCCCGTTTATAGTCCCCAGTCTCTTCAACTGGGCATATGTCTATGTATCTTGAGATTTGATTTTTTAAAGATCCTTGTAAGAAATGCAATGCCACTTCCTTCATGAATCCTTTTATTTGGTAATGATAATCAGCTAAATATCCCTCTTCCGTTCGTGCAAAAACTTGAAGTCGGCTCTTTTGTTCTTCTTCACTTATCCGTAGCTCTTCTTTGGCTTCCAAGTCCGCTTTAATGCGTTCTATCTCTTTCTCTATTAATTGTCTTTCTTCTTCTTTCTTTACTCGTTTTAATTGTCTTTCAAGTTTCTCAAGCTCTTTCTCGGCTTTTTTAATAATATACTGCTGAGCTAAGTCACTTGCGGGATTTAATGCTAAAACTGGTGTCAAATAACTAATCTTCACATAAAATTTATCAATCTGCATATTACACCTCCTATTTAGTTTTTAATTAACAAATCATACTCAACACAAATTCATAATTCAATTGTTTCAATTCTTCTTCACTTAGGACTTTACCCTCTGGCAATCGTGTCTTCAAAGCAAAATGAATAGCCATGTCCCCACTTTTTAGTTTGACTGCAACTCGATTATAAGGAATATTTATGCCAAGTAATTCACTAAGAACTTTAGCAGTTGCCTCATGCCCACACGCCGAAGTAAATTCAGTTGTAGATAAAATATCTTGAGCCTTCTCAAGATTAATTTTTCTCAAAACAATCATATAACAATCTTTAACTGTAAAATCCACAGGCACTATTAACGAATTCAATACATATAGC is a genomic window containing:
- a CDS encoding DUF1874 domain-containing protein; this encodes MLYVLNSLIVPVDFTVKDCYMIVLRKINLEKAQDILSTTEFTSACGHEATAKVLSELLGINIPYNRVAVKLKSGDMAIHFALKTRLPEGKVLSEEELKQLNYEFVLSMIC